From the genome of Cytophagales bacterium WSM2-2:
GATCGCCTATTATAACTGGATTTGGAGCGCGCTGGCACCAACAAAATACAAAGTCTCTGTCATCAAGGCCGCTGAATTTGAAGAATAATGAGAAGGGTAAATACTAACTTCAGTTCAGACATTTCGAATGCGCATCGTCATGAGCAAAATTAACTCTACCCCCCTCTACTGTCTTGATACCTTCAGTAAGGCAAGAGAAAACAATCAATTTTATATTGAGGACCTTCAGATTCATTTGAAGAACCACGACTTCACAGAGAAACCACACAAACACGATTTCTATTTGCTGTTATATGTCGCCAAAGGCAAAGGCACACACAGCATCGATTTCAGAGAATACGCAGTTCACCCAGGTGACTTCTTCCTGATGACACCAGGTCAAGTCCATTACTGGGACTTGCAGAAAGACACTCAGGGATACATTGTTTGTTTTGTGAAGGATTTTTTTGCCATGCGAAAAACTGAAGGCAAACTAACTGAATTTCCCTTTTTCTACTCTTTGAGTGGCGAGCCGGTGGTTCGATTAAAGGCAGAAGACTCCATCGACTTCATTTTGAAAGAAATGCTCCTGGAGTTTCAATCTGCTGATGGCAACGCTACAGCTATCCTACGAAGCTACCTTGAGTTGTTACTTCTCAAAGCAAGTCGCAGGTACGGTATTAATACTACTGACTCACCAACCATCAGCACGACACAACTCCGAAAACTGGAGCTCCTCATTGACAAACATTTTTACAATTTCAGGCAGCCAAGCAAATACGCAGACTTGATGAATATCTCTCCTGCCCACCTGAATAAAGTGTGCAAAACTACCTTAGGAAAAACACTGAGTGATCTGATTGATGAGCGTGTAGTTCTGGAAGCAAAACGCCTTTTCACCTACACTGATCTCACCGTGAGCCAGGTTTCGGCTAAGCTCAGTTTCTCGTCCTCATCCTATTTCATCCGTTTTTTTAAGACGCACGAGAACATCACCCCGGAACAATTCAGGGAAACACTAAATCGTGCTACACTATAACTGAATTGTGGCGCACTTCTCTTATTGGGGTTCGTTTACTTTGAAAAAAGGATAATATGAGCCATCAATCATCAACTTTCTATAGCATGCTGACTGTAAAATGTCCGCAATGCCATATCGGAGACATGTTTCCATCCGGCACCCTTTACTCAGGGAAATTCATGCATATGAACCAGGCATGTTCTAATTGCGGACTTCGCTTTGAGCCAGAACCAGGTTACTATTTCGGTGCAATGTTTGTCAGCTATGCAATTAACACCATGTGGTTAGCAGCAGTGTGGCTTACATTATACTTCACCGTTGATACAATCACTACCACGATGATCATTGTCTCCCTCCTGCTTGTTGTAGTCGGACTGATGCCGCTGACCTACCGATGGTCACGCGTATTGTGGATCAGCATTTTTGTGAGATACAAACCTAATCTCGCCAGATGAGTCAGGACTTTTGTAACCGGAGTATTTTCCCATAGCAGATCAGTAATAGTATTCCACCGAATAGCCCGAACGAGCAGTCGATCATTCGCCAGAACAATGGGATTCCTCTCACTTCTCCGGCGATCAATGCTAACGGAAACACGGCAAGGCACGCGATGATGCCAAATTGAATCACCCAGATATTTCTGATTGGATCTCGTAACGGTCCGACAAACGCCAGGGCTATTATCAAGTGTGCAAAGGCTAGCCAATCAGTGCCATACGCCAGGAAAGGATATTTCGAGTCACTCTCCACGACACCGGCATAAACAACTGTCAGCCAATTCGCGAGGCTATTGTTCCAATGGTTCTCCTGAATTATGCGATATGCGAATTCCAACTGTGTTCTTATCGGAAAGGCAGTGACACCGCTAAGTATCAATCCAATAATGAAGAACAGAATCAATAAGCGGATTTGCCTTTCCCGGGCTCGTATTGTTAAAGTCGCCATTCTAATTAATTGTTTTAAAAGTACTTTTAAAATAAAAGCAAAAACGACAAAATCAATAAAAAGGTTGGGTCGGCAACTCTTTTTTAGAGAATCTAATGACTTTGGATTTTAAAAGGTCTTGCGCATGCGGTCCTAGCATTAAGGCTTGACTACAGGTCGCTGGGCGGGAAATTGCGTCTGAGAAACTGTGAATCCTGTTGCAAATGCAGGTACTCTTGTTGCAGCCCAAGGTTTGCATAAAAAAACCGGGTAAAATTGTATGGCTTTTACCCGGTCTTCGGTCAGCAGGCTGAATTTGGTTAACCTAACAATTATTGTCCCTGGTTCACTTTATGGACTTCGTCTGGAATCAATCCGTGCGCTTCTTTGTGAGTCGCGATCATCGCGTTAGCATCAGGTGCTTCGGCCAGGCACATCACTACACCCAGTTTCTCATCAACCCAGTAGTTCACAAAATTAGTCTTGTATTTATTTTGCGTTGCCAGGTCCTTCTGATGAGCCTCAGCAACCGCTTGTGCGTTAACTTTTCCCGCACCAAGGCGGTGGACATCAAAGAAAAGTTTGTTGGCATCTTTGATCGATGCTTCCATACCTGGAAGCACTTTATTTACACGAGTTGGAATAAGTCCGTGAGCTTCCTTGTGCGCGTTTACAAACGTAGCGGAGTCTGGAGACTCTACCAGGCAATAAACTTTGCCCAGCGCCTCATCCACCCAGTACTTCTTGAACTCAACACCGTATTTGCCTTGCGTTGCAAGATCTTTTTGGTGTGCCCCTGCCACATCAGCTGTCTTCACTTTTCCGGGTTCAAGATCATGGACATCCATGAACAGGAATTTTTGAGCTGTGGGGTCAGCCGTGGTCTCCGCAACTGCAGGCTCGCTTTTTTTGGTACTGCATGACGCGAAGAATATTCCTATACCGACCAGAATAAAACTTGTCTTTCTCATGTTTATGTGTTTAAAAATTTCAACAAAAGACCACAAAAGGCCGAAGGCGGTCACCAGCGGTTTTCCCTATATTAAAAATGACGATTCCCTATTTTAAAGAACAGTGTGTATGCATAGCGAGTTAGTTGAACGAAGTAATTACCTGGAACATCTCGAGTCTATCTATAAGAAAGTCGAAGAAGGTGTAGCTCATACGGCATTCCTCACCGGTGAGGCCGGTATAGGGAAAACCTCATTGGTGAATCACTTCCTTGACCGCGTGAAGCGGAACAGTGTCATCTATACCGGTGCTTGTGATGCGCTTTACACACCACGCCCCCTCGGTCCCGTTTATGATATCGCACCGCAGATTGGTCCGGACTTTCTTACTGTGCTCCGGAATGAAAACGACCGCGCATTGATCTTCGCCACGTTCATTCAGAAAATATCCAGTTCGACAAAACCTGTAGTACTCGTCTTTGAAGACATTCACTGGGCAGACGAAGCTACAATTGATCTGATCAAGTTCATGGCACGGAGGATAACCCGGCTCAAGTGCATGTTCATTCTTACTTATCGAGACAATGAACTGTCTTCGCAACATCCCTTCAAAAATATTTTTGGTGATCTCCCTCCTGGCAGTTTTTCTAAAATCAAAATCAAACCGTTCTCGCCTGAGGCGGTGGACGAGTTGGCGAAAGCCCGAGGCCATGAGTCCGGGGAAAAAGTGTATTCTCTTACCGGGGGAAATCCGTTTTACGTAACGGAAATTCTGTCTGATTATTCGTCCGGAATTCCGGAGCGTGTGAAAGACTCGGTGTTGGCCACTTACTTTAAAAAAGACGAACGCACACAACAACTGTGGCAGCTCCTCTCGATTCTCCCGACTCGTATCGATCTGAAATTGCTCAAGTACATTGAACCAAATTACCCCAACACCATGGAGAAGTGCATCCACGGCGGGATTATTGTGGTCACCAAAGATTACATGGGGTTCAAGCACGAGCTCTTCCGCATTGCTATCGAAGAATCGCTTACCAATTACAAGCGGATGGAACTTCACAAACGTATTGTGAAAATAATGCTTGACAACCTGGGTGAGTACAAAAACCTTTCACGGCTCGTTCACCACGCCCGACTGGCCGATGATGAAAAGACAGTTGTGGCATATGCACCAAAGGCAGCACGCGAAGCTGCATCCGTGGGATCACACCTGGAAGCCTCCAAGCTTTACCTCACGGCCATCTGTCATGCAAAACCAGAAGATCCCGAATTGGTGACTCTTTATGAAAAACATGCATACGAGTGCTACCTCACAAGTCAGTTCGATATGGCCATCCATTCACAGGAACAGGCACTGGCTATCTGGCGTAATCGAAGGGTGCGACTAAAAGAAGGTGATGCCACTCGTTTCCTCTCCCGGCTATGGTGGTTCAAAGGTGATCATGAGAAATATATGTCGCTGGCCTTGGAGGCCATCACAATATTGGACAACGGGTTTCCTACCCGCGAACGGGCACTGGCTTACAGCAATATGTCACAGTTATGCATGCTGGCCGATCGTTCGGAAGACGGTTTGCATTGGGGAAACAAAGCCATTGATCTTACCACCCGAATGGAAGACATGGAAATACTTTCACATGCGCTCAACAACATCGGTACGATCAAGATGAGATGCATCAACAGTCAGAAAGAAGGTGAAGAGCTTTTGAACAAGAGCTTGCTGATGGCACATGAGCACGGGTATCATGAGCATGTAGCACGCGCCTACACAAACTTCGGTGCGAACTATGTCATCATCCGGAAGTACAAGAAAGCTGAAGAAGCTTTTGACCTAGGTTTGAAATATTGTGAGCTGCGTGATTTGACTTCGTGGATCAACTACATGTCCAGCTGGAAGAGCCGGATGTTATTGGAAACGGGCCGGTGGAAAGAAGCTGAGGTGCTTGCCGAACAGTTGCAATTACACACTAATCAACCCGAAGCAGGTATTGTCAGGGTTGGGGCGCTGATCTCGTTAGCGAAAATAAAAATAAGGCGAGGTGATTTTGCAGAAGCCAAGCCTATCCTGGCGGAAGCCAAGAAGATTGTCATGCCTACCCGGGAGCCTCAGCGAATTATAGCTGTACTGGCGACAGAACTGGAACTGCATTGGCTCACCAGGGAACCCTACTCGACCACAGACATTGAATTCGCTATCCGCGAATTGTTCCCCGACAAAAATGAATGCTGGCAA
Proteins encoded in this window:
- a CDS encoding transcriptional regulator, with protein sequence MRIVMSKINSTPLYCLDTFSKARENNQFYIEDLQIHLKNHDFTEKPHKHDFYLLLYVAKGKGTHSIDFREYAVHPGDFFLMTPGQVHYWDLQKDTQGYIVCFVKDFFAMRKTEGKLTEFPFFYSLSGEPVVRLKAEDSIDFILKEMLLEFQSADGNATAILRSYLELLLLKASRRYGINTTDSPTISTTQLRKLELLIDKHFYNFRQPSKYADLMNISPAHLNKVCKTTLGKTLSDLIDERVVLEAKRLFTYTDLTVSQVSAKLSFSSSSYFIRFFKTHENITPEQFRETLNRATL
- a CDS encoding LuxR family transcriptional regulator yields the protein MHSELVERSNYLEHLESIYKKVEEGVAHTAFLTGEAGIGKTSLVNHFLDRVKRNSVIYTGACDALYTPRPLGPVYDIAPQIGPDFLTVLRNENDRALIFATFIQKISSSTKPVVLVFEDIHWADEATIDLIKFMARRITRLKCMFILTYRDNELSSQHPFKNIFGDLPPGSFSKIKIKPFSPEAVDELAKARGHESGEKVYSLTGGNPFYVTEILSDYSSGIPERVKDSVLATYFKKDERTQQLWQLLSILPTRIDLKLLKYIEPNYPNTMEKCIHGGIIVVTKDYMGFKHELFRIAIEESLTNYKRMELHKRIVKIMLDNLGEYKNLSRLVHHARLADDEKTVVAYAPKAAREAASVGSHLEASKLYLTAICHAKPEDPELVTLYEKHAYECYLTSQFDMAIHSQEQALAIWRNRRVRLKEGDATRFLSRLWWFKGDHEKYMSLALEAITILDNGFPTRERALAYSNMSQLCMLADRSEDGLHWGNKAIDLTTRMEDMEILSHALNNIGTIKMRCINSQKEGEELLNKSLLMAHEHGYHEHVARAYTNFGANYVIIRKYKKAEEAFDLGLKYCELRDLTSWINYMSSWKSRMLLETGRWKEAEVLAEQLQLHTNQPEAGIVRVGALISLAKIKIRRGDFAEAKPILAEAKKIVMPTREPQRIIAVLATELELHWLTREPYSTTDIEFAIRELFPDKNECWQYSELTYWLNKNKLSGYVDNNVRYIGPHEFEMKSDYLHAAEAWKELGCPYEQALALMNGNAENQKQALLLLDELGATAVRDMLRLQLKTNGVKKIPRGPRESTRINPAYLTQRQVHVLQLLEDGLHNSEIADKLFISPKTVDHHISAILSKLEVNSRTKAVLEAKKLGVLK